A stretch of Deltaproteobacteria bacterium DNA encodes these proteins:
- a CDS encoding transposase, whose protein sequence is MKSPKMVQAGRLCFSRRKPRGTEPLGVRLCCFYIDTGIRICYRFTMARKPRVQYQGAFYHVIARGNQRQKVFLDDEDYQQYRNRLITYQKRYCCTFYAYVLMSNHVHLLIEQGETDLSKIMQGLQQSYTMYFNKKYGKTGHLFQGRYKAIICDRDAYLLELIRYIHLNPVRAGITKLPDDYIWSSHHAYLSGRSSFWLEVEMPLACLAKSRKKAVSLYKDFINVAVNDGYREDLYEVKEQRYLGEDKFVEKLEKRFVRGKPIRFPVALDMDALVVKIGRSFKVPVGRIMDHTRSRDAALCRAVTAYVAKEVGSITLGEVARYFARDPVSISIGVRKLRERLEDDAELAAQMNRIEKSLRKGRRVKYKISKV, encoded by the coding sequence TTGAAAAGCCCGAAGATGGTACAGGCAGGCCGCCTGTGTTTCTCAAGGAGAAAGCCGAGGGGAACGGAACCTCTTGGGGTCAGACTTTGTTGTTTTTATATTGACACCGGCATACGAATCTGTTATCGATTTACAATGGCCAGGAAACCTCGGGTACAATATCAGGGAGCTTTCTATCATGTTATTGCCAGGGGCAATCAGCGTCAAAAGGTCTTCCTTGATGACGAAGATTACCAGCAGTACCGGAACCGCCTGATCACCTACCAGAAACGCTATTGCTGTACGTTCTATGCTTACGTCCTTATGTCAAACCATGTTCATCTGTTGATTGAACAGGGGGAAACAGACCTATCCAAAATCATGCAAGGGCTTCAGCAAAGTTACACCATGTACTTCAACAAAAAGTACGGCAAGACAGGTCATCTCTTTCAAGGAAGATACAAAGCCATCATCTGTGACAGGGATGCCTATCTGTTAGAACTGATCCGGTATATACATCTGAATCCTGTTCGAGCGGGAATTACAAAGTTGCCGGACGACTATATCTGGAGTAGCCACCATGCATATCTCTCAGGGAGGTCCTCGTTTTGGCTTGAAGTAGAAATGCCGCTGGCCTGTTTGGCGAAGAGCAGAAAGAAAGCGGTTTCTTTATATAAGGATTTTATCAATGTTGCAGTAAACGATGGGTATAGAGAAGACCTCTATGAAGTCAAAGAACAGCGTTATCTTGGAGAAGACAAATTTGTAGAAAAGTTAGAGAAGCGGTTTGTCAGGGGAAAACCAATACGTTTTCCTGTTGCTCTGGACATGGATGCACTTGTTGTGAAGATCGGAAGGTCTTTCAAGGTGCCCGTTGGGAGGATAATGGACCACACTCGAAGCAGAGATGCTGCATTGTGCAGAGCTGTGACGGCCTATGTTGCGAAGGAAGTGGGAAGCATTACTTTGGGGGAGGTGGCACGCTACTTTGCTCGGGACCCGGTGTCCATAAGTATCGGGGTGAGAAAGCTCAGAGAGAGGTTAGAAGATGATGCTGAACTTGCTGCACAAATGAATAGGATAGAGAAGTCTTTAAGAAAAGGGCGGCGAGTAAAATATAAAATTAGCAAAGTCTGA
- a CDS encoding cold-shock protein produces MSEGTVKWFNDGKGYGFIEQEDGPDVFVHFSAIQEEGFKTLEEGQRVSFDVSEGQKGPQASNVVRL; encoded by the coding sequence ATGTCAGAAGGAACAGTAAAGTGGTTTAACGACGGCAAGGGGTATGGTTTCATTGAACAGGAAGATGGTCCTGATGTGTTTGTCCATTTTTCCGCCATCCAGGAAGAGGGGTTCAAAACTCTGGAAGAAGGTCAGCGGGTGAGTTTTGACGTGAGCGAAGGACAGAAAGGGCCCCAGGCCTCGAATGTCGTCCGCCTGTAA